A stretch of Triticum aestivum cultivar Chinese Spring chromosome 1D, IWGSC CS RefSeq v2.1, whole genome shotgun sequence DNA encodes these proteins:
- the LOC123179475 gene encoding uncharacterized protein, producing the protein MSAALRSAARMLGRGSLLQRTGAEGLFSPSRSRLVHTREHAPTDLAREIQQKKDELRSLVSKAMRNKVEVYDVLGKADKNCETLGKHDTLPLALQYRSRGKVVPKPHATLRTWMRFATRADALLEAAAHATIFALVIAFVVSGRVGNGVKAQTVNEENQGSQD; encoded by the exons ATGTCGGCAGCGCTTCGATCCGCGGCGAGGATGCTCGGCCGTGGCTCCCTGCTCCAGCGAACGGGGGCGGAGGGGCTCTTCTCGCCAAGCAGAAGCAGGCTCGTGCACACCCGTGAG CATGCTCCTACAGACCTTGCGCGCGagatccaacagaagaaagacgaGCTACGGAGCTTGGTATCTAAGGCGATGCGGAACAAAGTGGAGGTGTATGATGTGTTAGGTAAGGCAGATAAGAATTGTGAGACTCTTGGTAAGCATGACACGCTTCCACTAGCACTCCAATATCGTTCTCGGGGGAAAGTCGTTCCAAAACCACATGCCACCCTTAG GACCTGGATGCGGTTCGCTACAAGGGCTGACGCTTTGCTGGAGGCAGCTGCCCACGCGACAATCTTCGCTTTGGTTATTGCTTTTGTGGTTAGTGGTAGGGTCGGCAATGGGGTAAAAGCCCAAACTGTTAATGAGGAAAACCAGGGAAGTCAAGATTGA